One window of Candidatus Nitrospira kreftii genomic DNA carries:
- a CDS encoding Phosphatidylserine decarboxylase proenzyme: protein MADRAVGVPFAKEGIPFIAAPAGVTLLAGWLGWPAVAFLGAIATLFSAWFFRNPARVVPQGKNLVVAPGDGKVIAIEEEFEPRYLKERSIRLTIFLNVFNVHINRMPCDGVIEDVQYQPGLFMVASKPEATLRNEQNAVMIKTHEGIKVLCVQVAGLIARRIVSWVSPRDRAIRGERFGLIRFGSRMDTFLPIGSKVRVEIGDRVKGGETIVGELP, encoded by the coding sequence GTGGCGGATCGTGCAGTCGGTGTCCCATTTGCTAAAGAAGGAATTCCCTTCATCGCAGCGCCAGCCGGCGTTACACTGCTGGCTGGATGGTTGGGCTGGCCAGCTGTTGCATTTCTTGGAGCCATTGCGACGCTCTTCTCTGCCTGGTTCTTCAGGAATCCGGCCAGAGTTGTGCCACAAGGCAAAAATCTTGTCGTTGCTCCCGGCGATGGGAAGGTTATTGCGATCGAGGAGGAGTTCGAGCCACGGTACTTGAAGGAGCGCAGTATCAGGCTCACGATCTTTTTGAATGTGTTCAACGTCCACATCAATCGAATGCCCTGTGATGGGGTGATCGAGGATGTCCAGTATCAGCCAGGTCTCTTCATGGTGGCCAGCAAGCCAGAGGCGACATTGAGAAACGAGCAGAACGCTGTGATGATCAAGACTCACGAAGGGATTAAAGTGCTGTGCGTTCAAGTGGCAGGATTGATCGCTCGGCGTATCGTGTCTTGGGTCTCTCCTCGAGATCGGGCGATCCGAGGTGAACGGTTCGGATTGATTCGTTTTGGGTCACGAATGGATACCTTTCTTCCGATCGGGAGCAAAGTTCGTGTGGAGATCGGGGATCGAGTGAAGGGCGGCGAAACGATTGTGGGGGAGTTGCCATGA
- a CDS encoding hypothetical protein (conserved membrane protein of unknown function), whose product MKTAGFKNSFGKEGKRRKAAMHLIPNLFTTGNLFCGVYAILSVFNANYLEAAIAILVAMIFDVLDGKSARLTNSTSQFGLEYDSLSDVVSFGVAPGLLIYSWALSGQGTFGVAVMFAYVAMGAVRLARFNSTVALADGKYFTGLAIPAAAGVVASLVVFDHYILKMGEEAKPIVVLIMTLMLAFLMVSTIKYRSFKELKFKGHRHITYLVWGILALMMVAALPAVMLFVVFAGYALMGPVEKLFWLLAPSAGKKGLGKADPSPIETRS is encoded by the coding sequence ATGAAAACGGCAGGCTTCAAAAATTCGTTTGGGAAGGAAGGGAAGCGGCGGAAAGCCGCCATGCATCTCATCCCGAATCTGTTTACGACCGGCAATTTATTTTGCGGAGTGTATGCCATCCTCTCTGTCTTTAACGCCAACTATTTGGAAGCGGCCATTGCGATCCTCGTTGCAATGATTTTTGATGTCCTTGATGGAAAGTCGGCGCGTCTGACCAACAGTACGAGCCAATTCGGTCTGGAGTACGACTCGTTGTCTGACGTGGTGTCGTTCGGCGTCGCACCGGGTCTGTTGATCTATTCCTGGGCGTTGAGCGGACAGGGAACGTTCGGCGTTGCCGTCATGTTTGCCTATGTGGCGATGGGTGCTGTGCGATTAGCGCGATTCAACTCCACAGTGGCATTAGCCGACGGGAAATATTTTACCGGGCTTGCGATTCCAGCCGCAGCCGGAGTGGTGGCCTCTCTGGTGGTTTTCGATCATTACATTCTCAAGATGGGAGAGGAAGCCAAGCCGATCGTGGTGTTGATCATGACATTGATGCTAGCGTTCCTGATGGTCAGTACCATCAAGTATCGCAGCTTCAAAGAGCTGAAATTCAAAGGGCATAGACACATTACCTATCTTGTCTGGGGTATTCTCGCGTTGATGATGGTGGCGGCTTTGCCGGCCGTCATGCTCTTTGTCGTATTCGCCGGATACGCATTGATGGGGCCAGTCGAAAAGTTGTTTTGGTTGCTTGCTCCGTCTGCCGGGAAAAAGGGTCTTGGGAAAGCCGATCCATCGCCGATCGAGACAAGATCATAA
- a CDS encoding Peptidase: MCTSRFTATTMVLCLLALSVSVAGCETNPYTGRKQLLMTSVGQEVQMGAQAYKQVKADPKMRPSQDPREIEPVKRVAARIVEAAKRSKYAEMAKQFQWEVTIIKDDKTANAFALPGGKMAVYTGIFPMAKTEAGLAAVMGHEVVHALARHGAERMSQGQVANVGLQVVGAAIGLSGGNPMLGQATMAALGAGAQVGVLLPFSRKHESEADYVGILLAADAGYDPRESVALWERMGQASGGGGQSEFLSTHPSHDTRIEQLKEWMPEAMAIYQKRSQMPATPLPEVGGR; encoded by the coding sequence ATGTGTACGTCGCGGTTCACAGCAACGACGATGGTGCTCTGTCTGCTTGCGCTATCGGTAAGCGTGGCAGGGTGTGAGACCAATCCTTATACCGGGCGCAAGCAGCTGCTGATGACGTCAGTTGGCCAAGAAGTGCAAATGGGTGCTCAGGCCTACAAGCAGGTCAAGGCTGACCCGAAAATGCGACCGTCGCAAGATCCTCGTGAGATTGAACCGGTGAAGCGGGTAGCGGCTCGAATCGTCGAGGCCGCAAAACGGTCGAAGTATGCTGAGATGGCTAAGCAGTTTCAGTGGGAAGTCACGATCATCAAGGATGATAAGACGGCCAACGCCTTTGCGCTACCCGGTGGGAAGATGGCCGTCTACACCGGTATTTTCCCGATGGCTAAAACTGAGGCCGGGTTGGCAGCGGTGATGGGACATGAGGTGGTACATGCCTTGGCTCGCCATGGTGCGGAGCGGATGAGTCAAGGACAGGTGGCGAATGTGGGGTTGCAGGTCGTCGGTGCCGCGATCGGGCTCAGTGGCGGGAATCCGATGCTGGGTCAGGCGACGATGGCCGCCCTGGGTGCAGGAGCGCAGGTCGGGGTGTTGCTGCCATTCAGTCGAAAGCATGAGTCAGAGGCCGATTATGTCGGAATTCTCCTTGCCGCGGATGCAGGATATGACCCGCGCGAGTCGGTTGCGCTCTGGGAGCGGATGGGACAGGCATCTGGAGGTGGGGGCCAGTCCGAGTTCCTGTCGACTCATCCGAGTCACGACACCCGAATCGAACAACTGAAAGAGTGGATGCCGGAGGCCATGGCCATTTATCAAAAGAGAAGCCAGATGCCGGCTACTCCTTTACCAGAGGTCGGTGGAAGGTAA
- a CDS encoding Ribonuclease: MTTRPSHAIERIGIDESGKGDYFGPLVIAAVFVDATTQRELTLIGARDSKKLSDGRVLEMAHDIKIICPHSVIAIGPQKYNELYAKMRNLNRLLAWGHAKALENLLERGIRCERAISDQFGDERLILNALQEKGRTIVLEQRTKAESDLAVAAASILARAEFLIRLKRLSGEAGTTLPKGASPAVELAAKMIIKKHGRERLESVAKLHFKTTQAVLAGLS; encoded by the coding sequence ATGACGACACGACCATCTCACGCAATCGAGCGTATCGGTATCGACGAATCGGGGAAGGGCGACTACTTCGGCCCTCTCGTTATCGCTGCCGTGTTCGTCGATGCCACGACGCAAAGGGAATTGACGTTGATCGGGGCGAGAGACAGTAAGAAATTGTCCGACGGGCGAGTGCTGGAAATGGCTCACGACATTAAGATCATTTGCCCACACAGCGTCATCGCCATTGGGCCACAAAAATACAATGAACTCTATGCCAAGATGAGGAATCTGAATCGCCTGCTCGCTTGGGGCCATGCCAAGGCGTTGGAGAATCTACTGGAACGTGGTATCAGGTGTGAGCGGGCTATCTCAGATCAATTTGGGGATGAGCGCTTGATCTTGAATGCCTTACAGGAAAAGGGGCGAACGATCGTGCTCGAACAACGAACCAAAGCGGAATCCGACTTGGCTGTCGCCGCCGCCTCGATCTTAGCTCGTGCTGAATTCCTGATCCGGCTGAAGCGCCTCTCCGGCGAAGCCGGCACCACTTTACCCAAAGGCGCCTCACCTGCCGTTGAGCTCGCAGCAAAGATGATCATCAAGAAACACGGACGGGAACGATTGGAGTCAGTGGCAAAACTGCATTTCAAAACTACCCAAGCCGTGCTGGCTGGGCTAAGCTAA
- a CDS encoding DNA primase translates to MGQGLISDDTIERIKSRVDITDIVNQHVSLSKAGQNLKGLCPFHQEKTPSFTVSPSKQIFHCFGCGAGGNVFTFLSRLTGASFPEVVRDLGRTVGIEVEERAATSGHQAVLAQTVERVNQAAAVWFQRNLRDERAGSEVREYLAHRGIESRMVDQFGVGVAPAEWDGLLRALTSKGFSQGDLAAAGLVIARTNQSGFYDRFRARVMFTITDLRKRVVGFGGRVFGDGTPKYLNSSDTVLFKKGQTLFALDHAREAIVRTKTVIVVEGYFDAIALHQAGLTHTVATLGTALTSDHVQVLRRFASKVVLLFDPDAAGVRAALRGLDLFVNSGLGVKVVTLPAGEDPDTYVRKEGPDAFLRLEKQASSLLDFALEQSLKTTESSTIEGRISSVDAILRILQQSEHPIAREERLKVVAERLGINQSRLIERYPVLTRQQQPGSGQLRQAVTATPMETLFKGAPEERDLVILLLRGKLSAADIRRLQPEQFSIEGCRKLIEVALTYADRDGRVQVQPVLDQLVDDPDCGALVTDLSLRDNHFDDESEHAKDCLDRLDRKRSEKTMRALITKLKTAERDGRADEVDLLNIQINEIRMRKAGTPTAGMVSLVKE, encoded by the coding sequence GTGGGGCAAGGTTTGATTTCCGATGACACGATCGAACGTATTAAGAGCCGGGTGGACATTACCGACATCGTGAATCAACACGTCTCTTTGAGCAAGGCAGGGCAGAATCTCAAAGGGTTGTGTCCCTTTCATCAGGAGAAGACCCCGTCCTTTACAGTCAGTCCGTCTAAACAGATCTTCCACTGTTTCGGGTGTGGCGCCGGTGGCAATGTCTTTACTTTTCTTTCACGCCTTACCGGCGCAAGCTTTCCGGAAGTGGTGCGCGATCTCGGACGAACAGTCGGGATTGAGGTAGAAGAGAGAGCTGCGACTTCCGGTCATCAGGCCGTACTGGCACAGACAGTTGAGCGAGTTAATCAGGCCGCAGCTGTTTGGTTTCAGCGGAACTTGAGGGATGAGAGAGCCGGCTCCGAGGTGCGTGAGTATTTAGCGCATCGAGGAATCGAATCGCGCATGGTCGACCAGTTCGGAGTCGGAGTGGCGCCTGCCGAATGGGATGGGCTCCTACGGGCGTTGACCAGCAAGGGATTCTCACAAGGTGATCTAGCGGCAGCCGGTTTGGTGATTGCCCGAACAAACCAGTCGGGATTCTATGACCGGTTCCGAGCTCGTGTAATGTTCACGATTACGGATTTGCGAAAACGTGTGGTGGGGTTCGGCGGTCGCGTATTTGGCGATGGGACACCTAAGTATCTCAACTCGTCAGACACGGTTCTTTTTAAGAAAGGGCAGACGCTGTTTGCGCTCGATCATGCGAGGGAAGCGATTGTACGAACGAAGACGGTCATCGTGGTCGAAGGCTATTTCGATGCGATTGCGCTTCATCAAGCGGGGCTGACGCATACCGTCGCGACTTTGGGGACTGCCTTGACATCCGACCATGTGCAGGTATTGCGGAGATTTGCGTCAAAGGTCGTGTTGTTGTTCGACCCCGATGCGGCCGGAGTGCGAGCTGCGCTGAGAGGACTAGATTTGTTTGTGAACAGCGGGCTAGGCGTCAAGGTCGTGACACTGCCAGCGGGAGAAGACCCCGATACCTATGTCCGGAAGGAAGGTCCTGACGCATTTCTTCGTCTGGAGAAACAAGCCTCAAGTTTGTTGGACTTCGCGCTGGAACAGAGTCTCAAGACAACAGAGTCGAGCACGATCGAAGGGCGGATCAGCAGCGTGGATGCAATTCTTCGCATCCTGCAGCAGAGCGAACATCCGATTGCACGTGAAGAGCGTCTCAAAGTCGTGGCTGAGCGGCTAGGAATCAATCAATCGCGTTTGATCGAGCGATATCCTGTCCTCACTCGACAGCAACAGCCTGGTTCAGGACAGTTGCGCCAAGCAGTCACAGCTACTCCAATGGAAACGCTGTTTAAGGGTGCACCTGAAGAACGAGACCTCGTCATTCTTCTGCTGCGCGGCAAGCTTTCGGCGGCCGATATACGACGTCTGCAGCCGGAGCAATTTTCAATCGAAGGCTGCCGCAAGCTCATCGAAGTAGCGCTGACTTACGCGGATCGCGATGGTCGCGTTCAAGTCCAGCCGGTACTGGATCAATTGGTGGATGATCCGGATTGCGGTGCCCTGGTGACGGACTTATCTCTTCGCGACAATCATTTCGATGACGAATCTGAGCACGCAAAGGATTGCCTGGATCGCCTAGACCGCAAGCGATCAGAGAAGACGATGAGGGCGCTCATTACGAAATTAAAAACGGCCGAGCGGGACGGTCGCGCCGACGAAGTGGACTTGCTCAACATACAGATCAATGAAATACGGATGCGGAAAGCCGGCACGCCGACCGCCGGTATGGTTTCACTGGTGAAGGAGTAG
- a CDS encoding acetolactate synthase III, large subunit, producing the protein MKLTGAEIFIECLKREGVKTIFALPGGVVLKIFDTLHQQKDVEVVLTRHEQGAGHMAEGYAKATGKAGVCLVTSGPGMTNVITALADAYMDSVPLVCFSGQVPTNLIGNDAFQEADNVGLSRPCTKYNFLVKDVNDLAGTIKEAFYIATTGRPGPVLVDIPKDVSMAKAEFTYPNSVSIRGYNPTYDGNKWQIKQAAEAIMKAKKPILYVGGGVVFSAASQELIELAEMTQIPVDMTLMGLGAFPGEHPLSMGMLGMHGTYQANMAMHYSDLVIAIGARFDDRVTGKVSEFCPYAKIIHVDIDPTSIRKNIHVDIPIVGDCRTVLRELNQILRATVNGEQKELRKPWWDQIREWQQSHPLTYHQEKDGPIKPQEVVKRLYELTKDRDPIVATDVGQHQMWAAQYFKLAKPNRWLTSGGLGTMGFGFPAAMGAQAAFRDRLVLCIAGDGSIQMNMQEMATAVVSKLPVKIIILNNGFHGMVRQWQDLFYEGRYASSYLDTTPDFVKLADAYGAMGLRVKKVGDLDSVLKEALSTDKPVIVDVPTYPFENCYPMIPAGGCNHEMILEDPPELKKKQSGSTKVTPEDKDTVLTA; encoded by the coding sequence ATGAAACTCACCGGTGCTGAAATCTTCATCGAATGTCTGAAGCGGGAAGGCGTGAAGACCATCTTCGCACTTCCTGGCGGAGTCGTTTTGAAGATTTTCGATACTCTCCATCAGCAGAAGGACGTTGAAGTGGTTTTGACGCGTCATGAACAGGGTGCGGGCCATATGGCCGAAGGGTACGCCAAAGCTACCGGGAAAGCCGGCGTGTGCCTAGTCACGTCAGGTCCAGGCATGACCAATGTCATTACGGCGTTAGCCGATGCCTATATGGATTCTGTCCCGCTGGTCTGTTTCAGCGGCCAAGTTCCCACTAATTTGATCGGGAATGATGCGTTCCAGGAAGCGGACAATGTCGGTTTGAGTCGTCCCTGCACGAAATACAATTTTCTCGTCAAAGACGTGAACGATCTCGCCGGTACGATCAAAGAGGCGTTTTATATTGCGACAACCGGTCGCCCGGGGCCAGTGCTTGTCGACATCCCGAAAGATGTGTCGATGGCCAAAGCAGAATTCACCTACCCGAATTCCGTCTCGATCCGTGGGTACAACCCAACCTACGATGGCAATAAGTGGCAGATCAAGCAGGCAGCCGAAGCGATCATGAAGGCCAAAAAACCGATTCTCTATGTCGGCGGCGGTGTGGTCTTCTCCGCAGCCTCGCAGGAGCTGATTGAATTAGCGGAGATGACGCAGATCCCTGTGGATATGACGCTGATGGGGCTCGGGGCATTTCCCGGAGAACACCCTCTCTCCATGGGTATGCTTGGGATGCACGGGACGTATCAGGCCAACATGGCCATGCATTATTCTGATTTGGTCATCGCTATCGGCGCACGATTTGATGACCGGGTGACGGGGAAGGTATCGGAATTCTGTCCCTATGCGAAGATCATTCATGTCGATATCGATCCGACATCCATTCGAAAAAACATCCATGTCGATATTCCGATCGTCGGCGATTGCAGGACCGTGCTCCGGGAGTTGAACCAGATCTTACGCGCGACGGTCAATGGTGAACAAAAAGAGCTTAGGAAACCGTGGTGGGATCAGATCAGAGAATGGCAGCAATCTCACCCGCTTACGTACCACCAAGAGAAGGATGGGCCGATCAAACCGCAGGAGGTGGTCAAGCGGTTGTATGAGCTGACGAAAGACCGCGATCCAATTGTTGCGACCGATGTCGGTCAGCATCAAATGTGGGCCGCACAGTATTTCAAGTTGGCGAAGCCAAACCGATGGCTGACGTCAGGCGGACTTGGCACGATGGGGTTTGGATTCCCAGCCGCAATGGGCGCACAGGCTGCGTTCCGGGATCGGCTGGTACTTTGTATTGCCGGAGACGGCAGCATCCAAATGAATATGCAGGAAATGGCCACGGCAGTGGTAAGCAAGTTGCCGGTGAAGATCATTATACTGAACAACGGATTTCACGGCATGGTCCGGCAATGGCAAGATCTCTTCTACGAAGGGCGCTATGCGTCGAGTTATTTGGATACGACGCCGGATTTCGTCAAGCTGGCGGATGCCTACGGAGCCATGGGATTGCGGGTCAAGAAAGTCGGTGACCTCGACTCGGTGTTGAAAGAGGCCTTATCGACGGACAAACCCGTTATCGTAGATGTGCCGACCTATCCCTTTGAAAATTGTTATCCAATGATTCCAGCCGGTGGATGCAATCATGAGATGATTCTGGAAGATCCGCCGGAGTTGAAGAAGAAACAATCCGGCTCAACCAAGGTGACACCGGAAGATAAAGACACCGTGCTGACGGCATAG
- a CDS encoding acetolactate synthase III, thiamin-dependent, small subunit, with the protein MEHIISVTVENKFGVLSRVAGLFSGRGFNIESLSVAPTLDPSMSQMTIVTSGDERIIEQIVKQLNKLIDVIKVVDLNETEFVSRETAIIKVHTKDQDRAEALRIVDIFRANVIDSTPTTYTIEVSGDPKKIEAIINLLQPLGIKDLVRTGRVAVAREPVRSTATQAKKVARE; encoded by the coding sequence ATGGAACATATTATTTCAGTGACTGTTGAGAATAAGTTCGGGGTCCTGTCCCGTGTGGCTGGGCTATTCAGCGGGCGAGGTTTCAACATCGAAAGTTTGTCGGTCGCCCCAACGCTTGATCCCTCAATGTCGCAGATGACGATTGTGACGTCCGGTGATGAGCGGATCATCGAGCAGATCGTAAAGCAGCTGAACAAGCTCATTGATGTGATCAAAGTAGTGGATCTCAATGAAACGGAGTTTGTCTCGCGGGAGACCGCCATCATCAAGGTCCATACGAAAGACCAGGATCGAGCTGAGGCGCTTAGAATTGTGGACATCTTTCGGGCGAACGTAATTGATTCAACCCCGACGACCTACACGATCGAAGTATCCGGTGATCCCAAGAAGATCGAGGCGATCATCAACCTGCTCCAGCCTCTTGGAATCAAGGATTTAGTCCGCACCGGGCGGGTCGCTGTTGCTCGTGAACCAGTCCGTTCAACTGCTACTCAGGCGAAGAAAGTGGCTCGCGAGTAG
- a CDS encoding acetohydroxy acid isomeroreductase and 2-dehydropantoate 2-reductase → MKIYYDKDADLHQIRNKKVAVIGYGSQGHAHALNMKESGVSVVIGLREGASWKKAEQSGLKVMPVADAVKASDVVMILAPDEAQAAIYRQEVAPNLKPGSYLAFGHGFNIHFGQIVPPASTNVFMVAPKGPGHLVRSEYAKGSGVPCLLAIHQDPSGTTKQVGLAYASAIGGGRAGVIETNFREETETDLFGEQAVLCGGLTSLIQAGYETLVEAGYSPEMAYFECLHEVKLIVDLIYQGGIANMRYSISTTAKYGDVTRGPRVVTEQTKQEMKKILDEIQTGRFAKEWVLENQANRPVYNALLAKGEAHPIEAVGSQLRAMMPWLKKDQLVDKTKN, encoded by the coding sequence ATGAAAATCTACTACGATAAGGATGCCGATCTTCATCAGATTCGAAACAAGAAAGTAGCCGTGATCGGCTACGGAAGTCAGGGGCACGCGCATGCGTTGAACATGAAAGAAAGCGGTGTCAGTGTGGTGATCGGGTTGCGCGAAGGAGCGTCTTGGAAAAAAGCTGAACAGAGCGGACTCAAAGTCATGCCTGTCGCGGATGCGGTGAAAGCATCCGATGTCGTGATGATTTTGGCTCCTGATGAAGCGCAAGCAGCCATCTACCGACAGGAAGTTGCGCCGAATCTTAAGCCCGGATCCTATTTGGCATTTGGTCATGGCTTCAATATCCACTTTGGGCAGATCGTGCCGCCGGCTTCCACCAATGTCTTCATGGTGGCACCCAAAGGGCCTGGGCACCTGGTCCGTTCCGAATATGCGAAGGGCAGCGGCGTCCCCTGTCTGCTGGCGATCCATCAGGATCCCAGTGGCACCACGAAGCAGGTTGGTTTGGCCTATGCAAGCGCCATCGGCGGAGGACGAGCCGGTGTCATTGAAACGAATTTTCGTGAAGAGACCGAGACCGATCTCTTCGGAGAACAAGCAGTGCTCTGTGGGGGGCTCACGTCCTTGATTCAAGCCGGGTACGAGACTTTGGTCGAAGCCGGCTATTCACCGGAGATGGCTTACTTCGAATGTTTGCACGAGGTGAAACTCATCGTTGATCTCATTTACCAAGGTGGGATTGCGAATATGCGTTACTCCATCAGCACGACCGCGAAGTATGGCGATGTGACCAGAGGCCCGCGTGTCGTCACGGAACAGACCAAGCAGGAAATGAAGAAGATTCTCGATGAGATCCAGACCGGCCGGTTTGCCAAAGAATGGGTCCTTGAGAATCAAGCCAATCGCCCGGTCTACAATGCGTTACTCGCCAAGGGTGAAGCGCATCCCATTGAGGCGGTCGGATCTCAACTGCGGGCGATGATGCCGTGGCTTAAGAAGGATCAGCTGGTCGATAAAACCAAAAACTGA
- a CDS encoding RNA polymerase, sigma 70 (sigma D) factor — protein MPKQELLGEVKKLITIGKEKGFLTYDELNNTLPAEVVSSDQFGSIMAMFGEMDIEIVETADGERVQKRSEGEVSEDAEEVESESEEDNEKAIDLTPGALSRTDDPVRLYLKEMGSVALLSREGEIEIAKRIEEGKFDIASVIYGMPMTIEFVLALRDQLKNGKIDVREIVPIQETEEDFEEEQQPVERDYEELRVKTLEALNSVRKVSLALKGLAEKGRHLGNDPVKQKKFKKQFDAIRQQVVNKIESVNLHGVLKERMVQRVRELALQIRVAEREASSCQRRIGVAGEAGAELLRRMCRSRQDFLAVKRKTGVSEEGLLEIRKVYQAAKAKVRQLETDEALAPAEEIKDAVKHLDIAEEKVKRGKAELVEANLRLVVSIAKKYTNRGLQFLDLIQEGNIGLMKAVDKFEYRRGYKFSTYATWWIRQAITRAIADQARTIRIPVHMIETINKLIRTSRHLVQKLGREPLPEEIAERMDLPLDKVRKILKIAREPISLETPIGEEEDSHLGDFIEDKKAVSPLEAAIRYDLQRQINSALETLTPREEKVLRKRFGIGEATDHTLEEVGQDFEVTRERIRQIEAKALRKLRHPSRSKKLRSFVESL, from the coding sequence ATGCCGAAACAAGAATTGCTCGGTGAGGTAAAGAAGCTGATTACAATCGGAAAAGAAAAAGGCTTTCTGACCTATGACGAGCTGAACAACACCTTGCCCGCCGAAGTAGTGTCGTCAGACCAGTTCGGGAGCATTATGGCGATGTTCGGGGAGATGGACATTGAAATCGTCGAGACGGCTGATGGGGAACGGGTGCAAAAACGATCGGAAGGCGAAGTCAGCGAAGACGCAGAAGAGGTCGAGTCTGAGTCGGAGGAAGACAACGAGAAAGCCATTGATCTGACACCTGGGGCACTGAGCCGAACCGACGATCCAGTGCGGCTGTACCTTAAAGAAATGGGTAGTGTGGCGCTGCTCAGCCGCGAAGGCGAGATCGAAATCGCGAAACGGATTGAGGAAGGTAAGTTCGATATCGCCTCGGTGATCTACGGGATGCCGATGACCATTGAGTTCGTCCTAGCGCTTCGAGATCAACTCAAGAACGGCAAAATCGATGTGCGCGAAATCGTGCCGATTCAGGAGACCGAAGAGGACTTTGAGGAAGAACAGCAGCCTGTAGAACGGGATTACGAAGAGCTGCGAGTGAAGACGTTGGAGGCATTGAACTCCGTCAGGAAAGTCTCCCTGGCGTTGAAGGGGCTCGCGGAGAAGGGCCGTCATCTCGGTAATGATCCAGTCAAACAAAAGAAGTTCAAGAAGCAGTTTGATGCAATCCGACAGCAGGTAGTGAATAAGATTGAATCGGTCAATCTCCATGGCGTGTTGAAAGAGCGAATGGTGCAGCGTGTCCGCGAGCTTGCCCTCCAGATCAGGGTGGCTGAGCGAGAGGCGAGCAGTTGCCAACGACGCATCGGAGTGGCCGGAGAAGCAGGGGCAGAGCTGCTGAGAAGGATGTGCCGGAGCCGCCAGGACTTCTTGGCCGTCAAGCGGAAGACCGGTGTCTCGGAAGAAGGCTTGCTCGAGATTCGAAAAGTTTATCAAGCCGCAAAAGCGAAGGTGCGACAACTCGAAACAGATGAAGCCCTCGCTCCGGCTGAAGAAATCAAGGATGCGGTCAAACACCTCGATATTGCCGAAGAAAAGGTCAAGCGTGGCAAGGCAGAATTGGTCGAGGCAAATTTGCGGCTCGTGGTCAGTATCGCCAAGAAATATACGAATCGAGGCCTGCAATTCCTCGATTTGATCCAGGAAGGCAACATCGGCCTCATGAAAGCCGTGGACAAATTCGAGTATAGGCGTGGGTATAAGTTCAGCACATACGCCACGTGGTGGATCAGGCAGGCGATCACTCGGGCTATTGCCGACCAAGCGCGCACGATCCGCATTCCGGTTCACATGATCGAAACCATCAACAAGCTTATTCGCACGTCAAGGCACCTTGTGCAGAAGTTGGGACGAGAACCGCTCCCCGAAGAGATCGCCGAGCGCATGGACCTGCCGTTAGACAAGGTTCGGAAGATCCTGAAGATCGCGCGTGAACCTATCTCGCTTGAGACTCCGATCGGGGAAGAAGAAGATAGTCACCTGGGAGATTTTATTGAAGACAAGAAGGCCGTGTCTCCGTTAGAGGCCGCGATTCGTTACGATTTACAGCGCCAGATCAACAGCGCATTGGAAACGTTGACTCCGCGTGAGGAAAAAGTGTTGCGGAAACGGTTCGGCATCGGTGAAGCGACCGATCATACGTTGGAAGAAGTCGGCCAGGATTTCGAAGTGACACGCGAACGCATCAGGCAAATCGAGGCGAAAGCGTTGAGAAAATTGCGGCACCCAAGCCGCAGCAAAAAGCTCAGGAGTTTTGTCGAGAGTTTATAG
- a CDS encoding hypothetical protein (conserved protein of unknown function): MEINDARRKIPERLHIAESPLQEATQLLNETKIAVESAAKERRAHEKDLDAHEAHTEKMKSHAANLKTNKEYQAHLFELELANKKRGEFEEKILLSMDKTDQIQKTANELQDKKNALEKVFAQEKHVLDVQDKELATELAQLEGHYREASAKIEKGLLDRYNQAKASRKDQPLAAVRDGICAGCRLQIPPQLIAQVKRSNDLHVCPYCRRMLYWEGEPAVEGPSVPGVKSSDLEVGESV; the protein is encoded by the coding sequence ATGGAGATCAATGACGCTCGCCGTAAAATTCCCGAACGGCTCCATATTGCTGAATCTCCTCTTCAAGAGGCGACCCAACTCTTGAACGAAACGAAAATCGCCGTCGAGTCTGCTGCCAAAGAACGGCGCGCACACGAAAAGGATCTCGATGCGCACGAGGCGCATACCGAGAAGATGAAATCACATGCGGCGAACCTGAAGACGAACAAAGAGTATCAGGCGCATCTGTTCGAATTGGAGTTGGCGAACAAGAAGCGGGGAGAGTTTGAAGAGAAGATTCTGTTATCCATGGACAAGACCGACCAGATTCAGAAGACTGCCAATGAACTTCAGGACAAGAAGAACGCTTTGGAGAAAGTCTTTGCTCAGGAGAAACACGTGCTGGACGTACAGGACAAGGAGCTTGCGACTGAGCTGGCACAACTCGAAGGTCATTATCGGGAGGCGTCCGCGAAGATCGAGAAAGGTCTACTCGATCGATACAACCAGGCGAAGGCCTCGCGAAAAGATCAACCTCTTGCCGCGGTGCGTGACGGGATCTGCGCCGGTTGCCGTCTCCAGATTCCGCCGCAACTCATCGCGCAGGTTAAACGCTCCAACGATCTGCATGTCTGTCCCTATTGCCGGAGAATGCTCTACTGGGAAGGAGAACCGGCTGTGGAAGGGCCCTCAGTACCGGGAGTTAAGTCCTCAGACCTTGAAGTTGGGGAATCAGTTTAA